Proteins encoded by one window of Desulfovulcanus ferrireducens:
- a CDS encoding tRNA dihydrouridine synthase gives MSNQNSTTILSNLPIRPSTPWLAPLAGFSDLPFRLLCREFGCQVACTEMVSAKGLLYRSQGTIEILRTCPQDNPLVVQLYGSEPDTLARATENLLEQGFKYFDLNCGCSVKKVVKTGSGAALLKAPDLLVSIVKEMVKLAAPGCVGVKLRLGWSKNEPVYIDLARRLEAIGVGWITLHPRFAKQGFSGQADWLALKKLKASVKIPIIGSGDLFTAHDGLDCLELTRIDGIMFARGALYDPSIFLRYTCLIEKQKAPPKDGHFLAAMILKMARLYQKIDSSPRALLKMRTLVPKMIRDLPGARFLRNELTHCSSWSHLEEILNRLRLLGYA, from the coding sequence TTGTCTAATCAAAATTCGACTACTATTTTGTCCAACCTTCCCATTCGTCCTTCTACCCCTTGGCTGGCTCCCCTGGCTGGCTTTTCAGACTTACCTTTTCGCCTTTTATGCCGCGAGTTTGGCTGCCAGGTAGCCTGTACGGAAATGGTCAGCGCCAAAGGTCTCTTGTACCGCAGCCAGGGGACAATTGAAATCTTGCGCACCTGTCCCCAGGATAATCCGCTTGTGGTGCAGCTTTATGGCTCTGAACCAGATACTCTGGCCCGGGCAACTGAAAACCTACTTGAACAGGGTTTTAAATATTTTGATCTTAATTGTGGTTGTTCCGTAAAAAAAGTGGTTAAAACCGGCTCTGGTGCAGCCCTGTTAAAAGCTCCCGATCTTTTAGTTAGCATCGTCAAAGAAATGGTTAAGTTAGCCGCTCCAGGATGTGTAGGAGTAAAACTACGTTTGGGGTGGTCAAAAAACGAACCGGTGTACATAGACCTGGCCCGGAGACTGGAAGCCATAGGAGTCGGTTGGATCACCTTGCATCCCAGATTTGCAAAACAGGGATTTTCTGGGCAGGCAGATTGGCTGGCCTTGAAAAAACTAAAAGCTTCGGTAAAGATACCTATAATAGGCAGCGGAGACCTGTTTACTGCCCATGATGGGCTAGATTGCCTGGAACTAACCAGAATCGATGGAATAATGTTTGCCAGAGGGGCCCTGTATGACCCATCAATTTTTCTACGGTACACGTGCCTGATAGAAAAGCAAAAAGCGCCTCCCAAAGACGGTCATTTTTTGGCGGCCATGATCCTAAAAATGGCCAGGTTGTATCAAAAAATAGATTCATCACCGCGGGCCCTATTAAAAATGAGGACTTTGGTACCGAAAATGATCCGGGATTTGCCAGGGGCAAGGTTTTTGCGTAATGAACTAACTCACTGCTCTTCATGGAGTCATTTAGAAGAAATTTTAAACCGTCTGCGTTTATTGGGCTATGCCTGA
- the ispH gene encoding 4-hydroxy-3-methylbut-2-enyl diphosphate reductase has protein sequence MTKEIILAGTAGFCMGVSLALRKLDQALDKHRGKNIYTLGPIIHNPQVLEKYARLGVNIIKDIGQLQPRESVVIIRAHGIPLETENRLRQRQVEIINATCPKVKKAQILIQKHSSPSTHLLLYGEPDHPEVRGLISYALGKTYVFDSLKNLQKLSLDPSEHYFLAAQTTQDREHFYEIKQFVQEKFDPNLDVLDTICDATKNRQEEALQIARQVDFMIVVGGKNSGNTRRLAKVAQEQGVPCVHIETKEELHLPDLARYSKIGLTAGASTPDFIIQDVYNTLKSLA, from the coding sequence ATGACTAAAGAAATTATTCTTGCCGGAACTGCTGGTTTTTGCATGGGAGTCAGCCTGGCATTGCGCAAGTTAGACCAGGCTCTGGATAAACACCGGGGGAAAAACATCTACACTTTGGGTCCAATTATCCATAACCCCCAAGTATTAGAAAAATACGCTCGTTTAGGCGTAAACATAATTAAAGACATCGGCCAACTCCAGCCACGCGAAAGCGTGGTTATTATCCGGGCCCACGGCATACCTTTAGAAACGGAGAACAGATTGCGCCAACGCCAGGTAGAGATTATTAACGCTACCTGTCCCAAAGTCAAAAAGGCCCAGATTCTTATTCAGAAACACAGTTCACCATCGACTCATTTACTGCTTTATGGAGAACCTGATCACCCTGAGGTCAGAGGACTTATTAGCTATGCCCTGGGTAAAACATACGTTTTCGACAGTCTTAAAAACTTACAGAAGTTGAGTCTCGATCCCAGTGAACATTATTTTTTAGCTGCCCAGACTACCCAGGATAGAGAACACTTCTATGAGATTAAACAATTTGTCCAAGAAAAATTTGATCCCAACCTCGATGTTCTAGACACCATTTGCGACGCCACCAAGAATAGACAGGAGGAAGCACTACAAATTGCACGACAGGTCGATTTTATGATTGTTGTGGGCGGAAAAAATAGTGGCAACACCAGAAGACTGGCCAAAGTAGCTCAAGAACAAGGAGTTCCCTGCGTGCATATTGAAACCAAAGAAGAACTACACCTTCCAGACCTTGCCAGATATTCAAAAATTGGATTAACCGCAGGGGCATCAACCCCTGACTTTATTATCCAAGATGTCTATAATACTTTAAAATCCTTAGCTTAG